The window TCCTCTTTGAAAAGTTCCTTATAGAACTCCAGAGCCAAATTCCGAATCgcctcatcttcatacacccactccccattagaatctttgatagcctcaattctattcctctgcctCCTAATCATAGTGGACAGATGGaagtacctggtattacgatccccatctctaatccaggatttcctagacttctggaaccagagaagctcctcctgcctaagcacagcttccagctccttctgaagggttctaaggaggccatctaaactgtgatcaaacctcacatccaacctacgctgaacgccctccatcctttttaacaacttattctttcttctaataatgTGCCCAAAGACATTCCTATTCCAACCAAGCACATTATTCccgaacccttcagcagcttgcaagacattcgaatgaggtttccaattatcttggacgaactccttaaacttaggatggaaCTCCCAAGCCAGCTGGTACCGGAATGGTCTCTTCCCCCTAGGGTGGTTGCCTCTCAAAAGCCTAAACAAAATAGGGCAATGGTACGAATGACGGAACGAAAGATTTAAAACAGAACACTCAGGGAAAGAAGTTAGGGCAGACACATTAGCATAGaccttgtccaaacgaacaaaggtactattacatttccaagtgaatctatgACCCGAAGCCCCCaagtcggaaagcccacataaatccatattatttttgtggtgaagacagcgattaacataatgattggaacctcctctctggtcactcataaggctgatatcattaaagtcacccgtAATAAACCAGGGCTCAGAGATGCTGCCACTCATCGAAAAGAGAATCTCCCACAGCCGTTTGCGATTAACTAAGATaggatcagcatacacaagggtagtcAAGAAGGGAGTAATACCAGAAATGCTCACTTTAcagtgaatgaactgcttatcgatactaataacatcaaaatgaatccgatctggcctccagaaaagccaaatcccaccagctcggccagtagcctccgatctaacacacctccagctcttaaacttattaaccacctcatctgctttctctccactaatcttagtttccagtaTAGCAAAACAcgaggggttaaactgtttaataaggtcattaatatggatacgggtagctttactagccgcacccctaacattccagcaCAACAattccatagaaaggaggagactgaccgcaccaacctacctaagccaggtatttactaggggctcctgagagcctcaccAAGGTACCCGCTGGTCCCCTCTTCTCTAAAAAAGCCAAGGAATTCTGAATGCTTTTTTGTTTGCCCTTTGGCTTTTTCAAGCCAGGTTTAATAACCCCCATTGGATTTCCAATTCCAGGATCACCACTAAGAATAGAAGACCTACCCTCATTAGTTTCCTTCATCTTTCGGGCTGCCTGAACCAGGGGGACCCCCTGAGCTTCATTCTTGGAAGCAAAGAGGGGATTAACATAATCAACCACTagctcagaagacacaacaGACTCCAGACCCGGCATACTGTGCTCCATAAGCTCATCTCCCTGGACAGGCTCATGAACGTCTTCAATAGATAGGGCACCAAACCTAGAGCCAGACCTAAGAGCTAAGCTGGTACTAGCCTCCTCCCTAGCCTTGGGGATAGGCTTCTCCTTCACACTAGGGGCAGCAATAGGCTTAGTAAGAGCGGAAATCCCCTTCTTGATAATATCAGGAGGAAGATTCTGCACAATAGGAGGCTGAGTTCTACGACGAGTAGTCCGTTTAGCTACCATCCAAGGACCGAAGTTTCCTTCATTCCCTTGGTTACCTACAGAATTACTCCCACTCTCCATAACAGTCTCCTTCAAAACACTCTCCTTTTTGGGGCAAccttcctgagaatgaccataaatgccacaatcataacaaatgttatgtaagccttcatattcgataaagaacaccttgttctgaacacagaacttagataatAAGGGTTTCGCGAGATCCACATCCACACAACCCCTAGCAAACTTGCCCCTAATGGCACCAACAGTAgtcttatccacatggtggactttcccaaccATGCCTCCTATTTTGTTTAGGAATTTCTCACTgtaatactcaatgggaaggcccggaaacctaacccaagtcaaaatcctgttaacagtagaatcatgaggattaaaattaggaacccaaggccgtaAAGCCAAAACatggttggaaataatatatGGGCCCCCCTTGATCACAGTATTGTAATCCTCAACTCTAGTAAACTTGATGACATagaagtcattttcaaggtcagtaatactgactttccctttcctagCCCACTGGGCTTGAATTCTTTAGGCAAAATAATTAAAGCTGATCCTTTTCCCCAACACCTTAActatcaaagacaccttccacttctctctgagTTCCCACTTCTCTTCCGAAGACAGTCTAATAACCGGACAAAGAGGATCATCCTGGACACCATCCTCCTCGTCAGAATCAGAGAAAAGATCCGCAGAATCCCCTACCATCTCCACTTCCTCTAAGCAAAGCTCCTCCTCAACCACCCCCATAACTGTGTCCTTCCAAGACCCTTTACCTATCCCGTTATTGCCAACAGCAGTCCTGGGGGAGGCCATGTTCCCCTGTCCCTGAATATCCTGTCCAGCCTCAAAAGGGCTCTGACTCGAGGCAACCTGTCCCCCAAAAGCTGCCCCAGCCTGCCCAGCACTGACCGGTATAGGACAACCAATGCCAGGCACAGTGCCGGAAAATCCAGGCCAACGCCTAGCCCCAGCATCGGCAAGCTCCGTGCGGTGCCTGGCGCCATCGGCAGGGAAGACAGGCGCCGCACAATCCGCAGGCGGCATTTTGCCCACCCGTCCATCTGGGACCGCGGGGAGCGAGGGGCAGGCAACAACCTCTACCGATCCCGTTCGCCCACCCCCCAAACTTCCTGCAACCAAATCCCCAGGCACAGGGCACTGCTCGCCCAACCTCCCTGCCAACGATTCCCCATCCAGCGGCGTCGCCTGCGCCCCAGGCAGATCCGCAAGCAAGGCACCGCCCCCAACAGATCCAGGTGCAGCGCCCCTGCCCCTCCAGCCCCCCAATCCCCTAAACCGACGCCGCAACCTGCCGGATCTAACCCCTCGGCCCCTTGCCAAGCCCCCCGACCCCGACCCCACTCCCGGGAGCGGTCCCTCACCCGCTTGCCACTCCCCCTTTTCTCCCTTGCATCCCCTGCCGAAACCACAACGCCGCCAGCCGACACCCCATCCGGCACCAGATCCGAAGCCCGCCCTACCCCAGCCGCACGATCCGCCTCACCAGGATCGGATCTGCCGCCATCGCCGCCCCCCTCCAAGATCCGCCTAGCCCTAGgtctctctctttctctgtcTTTCGCCATATGTTATAGTTGAATTATCTAATTATGTGATGATATTAATTAGaaggtttaatgtgattatatctctaattaattaaatccctaacataaataaatatctaattagattagcattattatttatttatttatattaaaataaagataaagataataattatatttatttatatatctaCTAGTAAACCTATTTGGAATAGAATTCTAATTAAGTGATTAAACCTAATATGATTAGGGTTAATATTTGGAAGACTATAAATAGTCCCCCACCCCTACGAATTTCGGCCAAGCAAGTATTGGAGACTAAGAATTTCTTCCGACTTCCACTCGTCTTAATTACTCTTCTGTTTTCTCTATATTTGATCTCGTGTCGATGCCTTTAGAAGCAATCAATTTAGATTGTTATTCATTGGTTGATACTAACTATTTTCTGTTCTCTGTTCTATTGATTTCATTGTTCGTGAAATACGGTTAAGAATttatgggcacttcgtttgcaatggtagattgaTCTTCAGAAAAGGTACACTTGTTtaatccttctttatatgaaataacgattaacgaatctgggaaaaagggaaatagataaaattttatatttccgttgcgcctaggcttgtctatttttctTCAGTAACATTATTTGCGTCGACCGTATAATAAGACCGACACAAGTACTAATTTTCATGACATTTGCATCGGTTTCTAACTCACAATCGATgcaaattacttttttttttacatttgcaTCATTTTTAGTAAGGACCGatacaaataaatattttttcacAAGTGATGCTTATGTTGGGGAACCCTCAAATTTGTTGGGCAATGCGCCTACATCTTttagtataaaaaaaaatctcagcCCATAACGTACATCCTTTTAGTATTTAGAGAACAACTCGGAGTCCAAGTCTTTTCAAGAGCAAATGTATGATGCAAACATATTACTgctagatattaatatgaattagaCCTTTCACTATCAGCTTAaccttttagttcaattggtttcatGATATGGTATCAACACCTCTTTGACCAAGTAATCAAGAgttttgtccttttatagatgtttTATGCCCtgtttttttattacttaaagTATCAATCacttcagttcagtaatttatcattacttattataattattttttataattattattattattagaaccattattatttcagttcagttcagtttaatttttttcagtaaaaaaaaaagagttttagTCCTTTCATATTTGTTATTTAGGGTTTTAGTCCTatgtaagttttttttaagaacaataatcttatatcaataaaaaaaacatctaTGGTTCAAACTTTGTTTTGAAAAAAtacattttcttatttttatatatcttTGGGAATTCCAACAAATTCTTTCGAATTAAGCTTTCGAATCTTTATGGGTTTTAGGTTGAAGTTCACTCTTCATTCATTTTCAATTAAAACCTTCAAAAAAATTTCTCTTAATCCCTCTCGATCTATATTAACCGTTCGCGAGTACATGCATTCGTTCGTTTAAATTTCACCTTACTCTATATCCTGGACATCGGTTTTAAAAGGGATGGATATAATTTACATAATAACCATGTGTTAATTATCATAAGGATGGTCTTAAATTATTTGTGAATGTCATCTCattattcatttatttgttCCTATCTTAAGTCTTAAGATTCTATGTAAGATCCTTCTCTTTGTATCTATAAATCGCCTTTCATATCAACTCAATTGAATCAATCAAACACATACAATTTATACtttctatattattattaattctcTATTAAAGAAAGGTTAAAGCCCCCAagcaaagaaagaaaaaaagaacacATTAAATGCGAACGACTCTGCTCAAGGCAGATCTCCTGTTGTCATCAGTGAGGATCCCCAGGAGGCCTACAGGAGGCACACCAAACTAATGGTAATCCAAAGAACAAGAACCTGTGAAGTTCGCCAACCAGTCAGCCACCATGTTACTCTCTTTATAGCTATGTGTAAAAATGATGATCCATGCTCTATCACGATACGAAATGCATCTCTCAATCAGCTAGGAAAGAGGGATGATGTAGTTCAACTGAGCCATTCATGAATCGAAGAACAACTTGGGAATCCAATTAAAAAATGACATGTCGAAAGCCTCAAGCCCAAACAATCTACAAACCGAAATAAAGACCCCAAAGTTCAGCAACCGACATGCAATACCCAATGTTTGCCCCAAAACCACCACAACAACGTCCTAACGAATCACGAATAAGACCCCTACAGAAGCAAGACCTGGATTCCCTTTACAAGCCCCGTCCATATTAACTTTCACCCAACCCTTACTCAGAGGCACCCAAGCAATCCACACCGTTCTCAGAACCATATATGTTCTCTTGTGTTGAGCAGCTTTAGCAGCAATAAAGTCCGTACAAAACCGTCTAATAACGGCCATAGCATTTCTAGGTAAATCTTTGGCATTGAAAACTAACTTGTTCCGAAATCGCCAACCCCACCAGATGCAGCAGACGAAGAGTAGCAGCCAAGGGATACCTCCAAAGCTCCCGTCGAACCGAAGATTGCTAGTAATCCACCCTAGACATCATCGGAATAAAAATGCTTGCACATGTTGTGCGAAACTGCTTGTTGCCAAATTTGTTGAATCTGCCCGCAATCTTAAAGAAGATGAACTGCAATCCCGCACCGATCACACTGCGAATTCAGCGATAAATGCCTCCTGACCCTTGTAGCGTTGCACAAAATACTACCATGCCCAATTTGCCACAAGAAATACTTAATCTTCTCTGGAGCCTCCACCTTCCAAATATAATTCCATATCGGTACAACCTGCAAATTCGACTGAGCCCCCAAAGCATCATACCTCGTTTTAACCGAATAAACCCCGGAGGAATTCAATGTCCAGAACCATGTATCCGGTGTCTCACTTAGAGGGCAAACAACAAAAGCAGCGATTTTAAGAAGAATAGTAGCGTTCACCAGATTCCGAAGAACATCCCAATCCCAACTGGCAGAATCTGAAAGCCAGTAATCATTCACCGTACGTGCCAAATGATCAGGCGGGACTGGCCGATCAACTACAAGTGTTAAAGCACTAGGGCCGCACCAAATATCAGTCCAGAACCGCGTCTCTCTTTCATTAAATATCAGCTTGCCGACCCCCTTAGACATGACACAACTTCCGGCCACAATACTTTTCTATTATTATTGCGCATAAATTCAATATAAGAAATAGAAAGAAATGAAGTGGAAGAGAATGTCTCTTAATAGCATGAGAGAGAGAATGGTCCATGTAACACATAGTAAACGTGAAGAATATAGGGATTTGGAATGAAGGAAATAGGAGGGAAAAGAAGTAAAGGTAAATAAGTCATTAAATATTAGTTGGGATCCACTTTTATTTTGTAAAGATGTGTTGAGGTGTTAAGTTGAGTAGTGTTGAATGATCATAGGTACCAAAGTGGTCGAGTATTTTTGTGGTGCAAAAATGAAGATAAAGTACTAAAGCGTAAAATGGATAGCacaggtgtaatttacccttgaaATGACTCTACTAACTTGCATTGGGGAGAAACTCAAAGGCTATAGCAAGAGTGAAATCATGAAATTAATACCGCATCTACCCCAAAACCTTAAATTAGTGGGTTAATGAAACCTTCCTAATCATATAAACCGTCACCCATCTCATATTGTTTTCATGGTGGGATCTCCAAATACCAACTCACGGTTGCATCTTAACATATGAATGATGCATTCTAGAAGTTTCAAAAGCTGGAGGTCAATTATTAATCCTTAAATTGAAATGTATGAAGCTGGTGTACTTGTGTTCTAATACAAGGATATTAAAAGATGACAATGACGGAATACTCAACAAATGAAATGTGTGAATGAAGAATGCAATCAGCAAGCATAACATGCAATTATAAGgatatattatatatgtaaACATACCATCAGAACACTTGCTCAACATTTATTTAGCACCTTTCAATGAGCATTCAACATCCAGCTGCAATAGTTGAGTTGATATATTGCTCCAATCTCCACAAAATTCAATTTCTAGACAATCATACAAAAACCACTGTTCCCAACAAAGTAATTGCTAAGGTTGTAGCAATCCTAATATTGTATCCTCTGAACATTATAGCTATAGCCAACAACAAGAGCTTCCCAAGCCCTTACTCCAGGAAACATATTCTTGCAAACCATTCTCTCAACTAATTCGAATGCTTTATCCCTTGCACTGACTTGGCACAACCCACAAATTATCCTATCAAATCTCAAACTCTCTGTCCATAAATCCTTATCCAAACATTCCTCCAACAAAGCACAAGCTTCAATTATATTACCATTGCTAATCAAACCATCAATCATAATTTTGTATGTCTCCAAACCCAATTCAATTCCCTTAGAACGCATCTCCCTAACAACCTCCCATCCTCTGCTAATTTCGCCACTCTTAAATAGAGCATTCAATAGGATGTTGTAAGTTATACAATTAGGTTGGCATCCCAACTCCTCCATAGAAGCCACCATTTTAATTCCTGCTTCTATATTCCCTTGCTTACAAAGTCCTTTTATATAAACACTGTAAGTATAAAAATCAGGAATCAAACCATACACAAGCAATTCATCAAACACCTCATCTGCTTTTGAATAAGACCCTTTTTCTATTAACCCATCCAAAACCATAGTATAGCAAACAATGTCAGGCTTGATTCCATCTGATTTCATTTGATTCAAAACATCAAAAGCATCCATGCCCATTCTTCTTCTCACCAGAAACCTTATTATATTAGTATAATCAACCATTCCAGGACAAAACCCCAATCTCATTAATTCTCCTAAAAACCCCATAACCTCAACATTATTAGATACTTCTACTTGTTCACAAAGTGACGACAAAAGCAAAGAACATATTTTCGTATCGATACAGAAACCATCGTTCAACATGGAATGAAATATCTCAACAGCGTAACCAACTTTCTTAATTCGACAAAGGGCTTCAATCAGCAACAGAAAGGTCGAATCTTCGAGTCGAATATTCATAGCTCGACTCTTGAGCAAAACTTGAGGAACCAATTTGAGACCTTCACTGGTTGAAAAAAGAACAGACAGCAGAGTATTGAGCAAGTAAACAGAAGGAACGCACCTAAACATGGGTACTCTGTAGAACAGGTCAAGAGCGTCATGAATTTGATTGGCGCGGCCATAAATTTGAATTAGATGGGCAAAAATGGATTCAGGTGTCTCAAATTTTTCCATGTTTTCAAGATGGTAAAGAACAGGGGGAAGGTGGCGGAGAAGTGAATTGTTGGTGAGAGTTTGAATGAGAAAGTGATAAGCTTGAGGTGTGGGTTCGCAATTGTAAATTCTAAAGGAATTGATCAGAGAAAAAAGAAGATGATGAGGGTTGTGAGAGGTTTGAAGTGCTTGTTTAAGGTCACGCATGGCCAGTTGCTGATTGAAAGTTCGATGCCATTTGGTCTTGAATGGTGAGTGCGGCCTTTTTCTGTGTTTCCTCAAGAAAAGCCTAGCAGTATTACAACAAGAGGATCTAACCATGTTTGAATCAATTACTCAAAATTACATGTACAAGTCGGGTTTTCAATAAAATCTTAAAGTCAAGTCAAGTGAGATTTCAAAATATACCAAGTCCATCAATTAATCCTATTatcttaataaaataaatataaaaaaaatagtaacagATGCAGGGTATCCTCactttgttctttttttttaaccaaagtATCCTCACTGAATTTTTATCTAGCGTGGCAATTGTATATGTAAAATAATAACTTTATAAAAACTAATAACCATATAAATAAAGTGTCTGAATTGCAATATAAATAAACTTTTTTTCAAGtatttgtaattttgtactgTTAATGGAACAAATGGTAAAACTATCATTAGTGTGCGTAAAAACAAGCTTAATATGTATGGATTTCAAACTCTTAATTTCCATCAGGTTTCGAGTCGCTTAAATTAGATCTTCAATTAATAAACTCATATTCTTATTCAATTACATTCAATAATACAAAACTTCCATTGttccctaaactttcaaagttaCTAATTATTGTCTATTTGACATTTTTTTGACACGTGATGGAACATGTCTCTTATTTTCCACATCCAACAAATtctattgaaaaaaataaagagttattagatgcaattggacaagaatataagtcattttaaacttttaaaaattcaaaaaagaaaCTGAAGTTTTAGCCAATTATGGAAGCGAATGAGgcttaataaattatatacatTACCTTTAAAAAaccatatattaatttttttaattaagcaAGTAAATATAATGAATGCATcaaaatattcttttttttagaaatcaaaatattaattGTTATTCGAGGAAATCAATATGATTAATCTTGTGAGCGACTATATACCGCCCCCTaattccggttcaccgcacCCTGTTGACCATATTGCCCTTCTCATTATTTCAAACAAGAAATTTGAAAATTCCAAATCCTCTCTACTTTCTTTCCGTTTTCAAAAAaccgacctaaaacgacatgACACCAAAAGTAGGCATGGGCAAAGGATACATGGGTATTACGGTAAGTTTTTACATTCAAATAATTAACAAAATCATGATTTTTGCCTCCGAAATCGGAGGCAAAAATCCCAGAAATCGCACCAAACGGGTGCGATTTACTTGTTCCGCCTACGGTGGAACGCACGAACTgtgcgttccaccgtaggtggaaCAAGTACGCGCCGCGCGATCCACCTTATGGTGGAGCGCGTGGCGCGCCCGTTTGGCCTACGGGCCAAACGTTTGCGGCGCACCAGTCGGCCCTATGGCCGACTGGTGcgccgcacccgtttggcccGTCGGCCAGGTGGTGTAAGCCACCCGTCCAGGCCAAAAACGGgccaaattttgttttttttaaaaaattgtacGGACCGGGCGTAGGCA is drawn from Euphorbia lathyris chromosome 9, ddEupLath1.1, whole genome shotgun sequence and contains these coding sequences:
- the LOC136206879 gene encoding pentatricopeptide repeat-containing protein At2g38420, mitochondrial, whose protein sequence is MRDLKQALQTSHNPHHLLFSLINSFRIYNCEPTPQAYHFLIQTLTNNSLLRHLPPVLYHLENMEKFETPESIFAHLIQIYGRANQIHDALDLFYRVPMFRCVPSVYLLNTLLSVLFSTSEGLKLVPQVLLKSRAMNIRLEDSTFLLLIEALCRIKKVGYAVEIFHSMLNDGFCIDTKICSLLLSSLCEQVEVSNNVEVMGFLGELMRLGFCPGMVDYTNIIRFLVRRRMGMDAFDVLNQMKSDGIKPDIVCYTMVLDGLIEKGSYSKADEVFDELLVYGLIPDFYTYSVYIKGLCKQGNIEAGIKMVASMEELGCQPNCITYNILLNALFKSGEISRGWEVVREMRSKGIELGLETYKIMIDGLISNGNIIEACALLEECLDKDLWTESLRFDRIICGLCQVSARDKAFELVERMVCKNMFPGVRAWEALVVGYSYNVQRIQY